A section of the Paenibacillus yonginensis genome encodes:
- a CDS encoding ANTAR domain-containing response regulator, with protein MHSLMVIRSRLAHSEQNRLLASEAASAEKLLIQSGYQVTAATSLEEAKRKLADADASILVIPISDYSDWRKELLSSKSVPALWWCSEITSDLSAAACEDDFTADGILSSSMLPAEIHWALHFSARQFFAEQQWKKEREQLLSRLEERKWIDMAKGILSRTRNISESEAYEYLRKEAMNERKRLVDVATSIVKAYQLLHKP; from the coding sequence ATGCACTCCCTAATGGTCATCAGAAGCAGGTTAGCCCATTCAGAACAGAACCGCCTCCTCGCCTCTGAAGCTGCTTCCGCCGAAAAGCTGCTGATTCAGAGCGGTTATCAGGTGACGGCTGCAACGAGTTTGGAGGAAGCGAAGCGGAAGCTGGCTGATGCCGATGCTTCCATCCTGGTTATTCCGATTTCGGATTATTCGGACTGGCGCAAAGAGCTGTTGAGCAGTAAATCCGTCCCGGCGCTCTGGTGGTGCTCGGAAATCACCTCGGATTTGTCCGCCGCCGCCTGTGAGGATGATTTTACGGCGGACGGCATCCTTTCCTCATCGATGCTTCCGGCAGAGATCCATTGGGCTTTGCATTTCAGTGCCAGGCAGTTTTTTGCCGAGCAGCAATGGAAGAAGGAACGGGAGCAGCTTCTATCACGGCTCGAGGAGCGAAAGTGGATCGATATGGCCAAGGGCATCCTGTCCAGAACCCGGAACATTTCCGAATCCGAAGCCTACGAATATTTGCGCAAAGAAGCCATGAACGAACGAAAACGTCTGGTCGATGTAGCGACCTCGATCGTCAAAGCTTACCAGCTGCTGCATAAACCTTAA
- the nirD gene encoding nitrite reductase small subunit NirD has product METVKMLVGSVEEIDPKGSRTIQVEEMEIALFRLSDGEILAVENKCPHKGGVLSEGMVCGRMVHCPLHDWRIDLQTGAVQEPDTGCIATFPVEVDAELGLVYLQLQRGQAATNAKAGA; this is encoded by the coding sequence ATGGAGACTGTAAAAATGCTGGTCGGTTCCGTCGAAGAAATTGATCCGAAAGGGTCCCGGACTATTCAGGTGGAAGAGATGGAGATAGCGCTGTTTCGGCTTTCAGACGGCGAAATTTTGGCCGTGGAGAATAAATGCCCGCATAAAGGCGGGGTATTGTCGGAAGGCATGGTATGCGGCCGGATGGTGCATTGCCCGCTTCACGATTGGCGGATTGACCTGCAGACCGGTGCTGTACAGGAGCCGGATACAGGCTGCATCGCTACCTTTCCGGTAGAGGTAGATGCCGAGCTGGGACTTGTCTATTTGCAGCTGCAGCGGGGGCAAGCGGCGACTAACGCTAAGGCAGGTGCTTGA
- the nirB gene encoding nitrite reductase large subunit NirB, with protein MNKKQRLVMIGNGMAGLRMLEHLLKLAPERYEITIFGAEPHPNYNRIMLSSVLAGGADMNEIIINDLNWYKEHQITLHMGHTVTQVDTGERKVVSDQGIEAGYDVLVLATGSNPYMLPLPGADKEGVIAFRSIRDCQTMIEASRKYSKAAVIGGGLLGLEAARGLLNLGMEVSVVHIHPYLMERQLDETASRMLQRELEKQGMKFLFSRHSEAILGHRRARSLTFAEGGRIEADLVVMAVGIRPNVELAKRAGLQVNRGIVVNDFLETSTAGVYALGECAEHRGIAYGLVAPLYEQGAVLAKRLADVPAEGYAGSVTSTKLKVSGVDVFSAGNFREQEGTRVLRYQDELEGTYKKLVIQDNRLVGAVLFGDTSDGAELFSLMKKGESVQGREKELLLGVPADALSKGPGSGRLETMPEDEIVCGCNGVSKGTIVQAIQEQGCASVGQIKACTKASGSCGGCKPEVEGLLRIYAGEAALDVKEGICGCTSLSRDEVVAEIKRMRLMTVKEVMNVLGWSTEEGCTKCRPALNYYLGMLWPEDYVDEKESRVTNERFHANIQKDGTYSVVPRIYGGVTSPSELKKIAEVAEQFEVPMVKFTGGQRLDLLGIKKENLPKIWEALDMPSGHAYGKTLRTVKTCVGNTFCRFGTQDAIGMGIRLEKEFERLNTPAKVKLAVSGCPRNCAEATIKDFGVVAIDGGWELHIGGNGGVHVRATDLLCVVKTEDEVIEWASAFLQYYRENANWNERTSSWVERVGLDQIRTALESKEERAALQSRIRAVLDKTTDPWKQILSQPELRKNFEPLNREEVSRAGH; from the coding sequence ATGAACAAGAAACAAAGGCTGGTCATGATTGGGAATGGAATGGCTGGACTGCGCATGCTGGAGCATCTGCTCAAGCTGGCGCCTGAACGTTATGAAATAACCATTTTTGGGGCCGAACCCCATCCCAACTACAACCGAATCATGCTGTCCTCAGTGCTCGCCGGGGGAGCCGATATGAACGAAATTATTATTAATGATCTCAACTGGTATAAGGAACATCAAATCACGCTGCATATGGGGCATACAGTAACACAAGTAGATACTGGCGAGAGGAAGGTTGTTTCGGATCAGGGTATTGAGGCCGGTTATGACGTCCTGGTGTTGGCGACAGGCTCCAATCCTTATATGCTGCCGCTTCCGGGCGCGGACAAGGAAGGGGTGATTGCCTTCCGGAGCATTCGGGACTGTCAAACCATGATAGAGGCCTCCAGGAAATACAGCAAAGCCGCCGTAATCGGCGGGGGACTGCTTGGACTGGAAGCGGCTAGAGGGCTGCTTAATTTGGGGATGGAGGTTTCAGTCGTTCATATTCATCCTTATTTGATGGAAAGACAGCTGGACGAGACCGCCTCCCGGATGCTTCAGCGAGAGCTTGAGAAGCAAGGGATGAAATTTCTGTTCTCCAGGCATTCGGAAGCGATTCTGGGCCATAGGCGAGCAAGAAGCCTGACATTTGCGGAAGGCGGAAGGATTGAAGCCGATCTTGTTGTTATGGCGGTTGGCATCCGGCCTAATGTAGAGCTGGCTAAACGGGCGGGGCTGCAGGTGAACCGGGGTATCGTGGTCAACGACTTCTTGGAGACGAGTACGGCCGGCGTTTATGCGCTTGGCGAATGTGCGGAGCATCGGGGAATCGCTTATGGTCTGGTCGCTCCGCTGTATGAGCAGGGGGCGGTATTGGCCAAACGGCTTGCGGATGTGCCTGCGGAAGGTTACGCAGGTTCGGTTACCTCGACCAAACTTAAGGTGTCGGGGGTGGATGTTTTTTCGGCAGGGAATTTTAGAGAGCAGGAAGGAACCCGTGTTCTCCGCTACCAGGACGAGTTGGAAGGGACATACAAGAAGCTGGTCATCCAGGATAACAGGCTGGTGGGGGCCGTATTGTTCGGAGATACTTCGGACGGAGCCGAGTTGTTCTCATTAATGAAGAAAGGCGAATCGGTACAGGGCCGGGAAAAAGAATTGCTGTTAGGCGTTCCGGCAGACGCCTTATCCAAGGGACCCGGCAGCGGCAGACTTGAGACCATGCCGGAAGATGAAATCGTCTGCGGCTGCAACGGCGTATCCAAAGGAACGATCGTGCAGGCCATTCAGGAGCAGGGCTGCGCCAGCGTGGGCCAAATCAAGGCGTGCACCAAGGCCTCCGGCTCCTGCGGCGGCTGCAAACCCGAGGTCGAAGGACTGCTCCGGATTTATGCAGGCGAAGCGGCGCTTGACGTGAAGGAAGGGATATGCGGCTGCACCTCCTTGTCCCGGGATGAAGTGGTGGCCGAAATCAAACGGATGCGGCTCATGACCGTCAAGGAAGTGATGAATGTGCTTGGCTGGAGCACCGAAGAAGGCTGTACGAAATGCCGGCCAGCCCTGAACTACTACCTTGGCATGCTGTGGCCGGAGGATTATGTGGATGAGAAGGAATCCCGGGTGACCAACGAGCGGTTCCATGCCAATATTCAGAAGGACGGCACTTATTCGGTTGTGCCGCGGATTTACGGAGGCGTAACTTCTCCATCGGAGCTTAAGAAAATAGCCGAGGTGGCTGAGCAGTTTGAGGTGCCGATGGTCAAGTTCACCGGCGGACAAAGGCTCGACCTGCTGGGGATCAAGAAGGAGAATCTCCCGAAGATCTGGGAGGCGCTGGATATGCCCTCCGGCCACGCTTACGGCAAAACGCTGCGTACGGTCAAAACCTGCGTCGGCAATACGTTTTGCCGCTTTGGAACTCAGGATGCAATCGGAATGGGCATCCGGCTTGAGAAGGAATTTGAACGTCTGAACACACCGGCCAAGGTGAAGCTGGCCGTATCCGGATGTCCGCGCAACTGCGCAGAGGCGACGATCAAGGACTTTGGGGTGGTGGCCATTGACGGCGGCTGGGAGCTGCATATCGGCGGGAATGGAGGTGTGCATGTGCGGGCAACCGACCTGCTGTGTGTGGTGAAGACGGAAGACGAGGTGATTGAATGGGCTTCGGCATTTCTGCAATATTACCGGGAAAATGCCAACTGGAACGAACGGACCTCGAGCTGGGTTGAACGGGTGGGGCTGGACCAAATCAGGACAGCGTTAGAGAGCAAAGAAGAAAGGGCTGCCCTGCAGTCCAGAATCCGAGCTGTATTGGATAAAACAACGGACCCTTGGAAGCAGATCCTTAGCCAGCCGGAGCTCCGCAAAAATTTTGAACCGCTGAATCGCGAGGAAGTCAGCCGGGCAGGGCACTAG